From one Mytilus trossulus isolate FHL-02 chromosome 10, PNRI_Mtr1.1.1.hap1, whole genome shotgun sequence genomic stretch:
- the LOC134687840 gene encoding uncharacterized protein LOC134687840, which produces MQNLEKKMDKWENSISSKLDEMKNAKEQTETFIQTLQSDKLQDQLKFNRSFQEIVQNFQTRADNETDAYRNQLNTLLESLSSKIQLFTEAEKKRESVKELMQSTLHQEQKRLNSSYNQIVENFKIYTNKTLQELMLKQKQGYAEVVKQRNPVAFSAYRTSSQSLTLGAKVLFNQVWNNEGNGYQPSTGIFTAPRAGLYHITAVVMSTHGQTLYLRLYHNTLMTAGSHVSGRDYETGTFDVILSLQKGDEVYIAGGSYTIYSDGGTYITFSGHSIL; this is translated from the exons ATGCAAAACCTTGAGAAGAAAATGGATAAATGGGAAAATTCCATTTCTTCAAAGTTGgatgaaatgaaaaatgctaAGGAACAAACAGAGacatttattcaaacattacAAAGTGACAAACTACAAGATCAATTGAAGTTTAATAGATCGTTTCAGGAAATCGTTCAGAATTTTCAAACTCGGGCCGACAATGAAACTGATGCTTATAGAAACCAATTGAATACTTTGTTGGAATCTTTGTCTTCGAAAATACAATTGTTCACTGAAGCTGAAAAGAAAAGGGAAAGTGTGAAAGAATTAATGCAGTCTACTCTTCACCAAGAGCAGAAAAGATTGAATTCTTCGTATAATCAAATtgtggaaaattttaaaatttacactaACAAGACATTACAAGAGTTAATGTTAAAACAGAAGCAAG GTTATGCGGAAGTGGTAAAGCAGCGAAATCCAGTTGCATTCTCAGCTTACCGGACGAGTTCACAAAGTTTGACTCTTGGAGCCAAAGTGTTATTTAATCAAGTCTGGAACAATGAAGGGAATGGGTATCAACCAAGTACTGGGATATTTACAGCTCCACGTGCAGGTCTTTATCACATCACTGCCGTGGTCATGTCGACTCATGGACAAACTTTATATCTGAGACTTTATCACAATACGCTGATGACAGCAGGAAGTCATGTCAGTGGTCGCGATTATGAGACTGGGACGTTTGATGTTATATTAAGTCTGCAGAAGGGAGACGAAGTATATATTGCAGGTGGTAGTTATACTATCTATAGTGACGGTGGAACATACATTACATTTTCAGGACATAGCATTTTGTAG